From Triticum aestivum cultivar Chinese Spring chromosome 4A, IWGSC CS RefSeq v2.1, whole genome shotgun sequence, a single genomic window includes:
- the LOC123087054 gene encoding ATP-dependent DNA helicase DDM1 yields MTPRPHRQSATSAPVAAGAEMVVAVANGAKREAAAAANTTAAAAADADADSPISVLEEEKMAGSKDGKAGELKANGGEAHPIAEALKAEEQLLNSVKDETSVEHLGATSPLPIDLAAKNGDVSLITEVMAKEEEEMYQARIKLEEEEEARKREEAARQAFDPKAKFSKLDELLTQTQLYSEFLLEKMEQITDVKPTAVEIKDEEEPVEEQKKGRGRKRKAENSKPQYNDKKAKTAVVAMLSRSREDRSADDGTLTEEEKWEREQANLVPLLTGGKLKSYQIKGVKWLISLWQNGLNGILADQMGLGKTIQTIAFLAHLKGNGLHGPYMVIAPLSTLSNWLNELTRFAPSINGLIYHGDKVARTELRRKHMPKTVGPDFPIIITSYEMAMFDAKFLANYKWKYVVVDEGHRLKNTKCKLLRELRRIPMDNKLLLTGTPLQNNLAELWSLLNFILPDIFSSHEEFESWFDFSGKADEELEEETDEKKRVLVVSKLHAILRPFLLRRMKEDVEHMLPRKKEIIIYANMTEHQKQIQNHLIEQTFDDYLHESADIVLRRPGIKTKLNNLLIQLRKNCGHPDLFHSAFDSNSLYPPVDKLLEQCGKFQLLDRLLNALIKRNHKVLIFSQWTKILDILDYYLSEKGLKVCRIDGNVKLEDRRNQIAAFNDLNSGMNVFILSTRAGGLGINLTSADTCILYDSDWNPQMDLQAMDRCHRIGQTQPVHVYRLATSNSVEGRIIKKAFGKLKLEHVVIGKGQFQQDAAKPNALDEGELLALLRDEQAEEDRMIQTDISDEDLLKVMDRSDLTGARAAADAAPHFPLKGPGWEVVVAAGGGMLSALTS; encoded by the exons ATGACGCCTCGGCCCCACCGACAGTCGGCGACGTCCGCGCCTGTCGCCGCCGGGGCCGAGATGGTGGTCGCCGTGGCGAATGGGGCGAAGAGGgaggcagccgccgccgccaacaccaccgctgccgctgccgccgacgCCGACGCAGATTCTCCCATCTCCGTCCTGGAGGAAGAG AAAATGGCCGGATCCAAGGATGGGAAAGCGGGCGAGCTCAAGGCCAACGGCGGCGAGGCGCACCCCATTGCGGAGGCGCTGAAGGCTGAAGAACAGCTACTGAACTCCGTCAAAGACGAGACATCGGTTGAGCATCTGGGTGCGACTTCACCTCTGCCTATTGACCTCGCTGCCAAGAACGGCGATGTATCTCTCATCACAGAGGTGATggcgaaggaggaagaggagatgTATCAGGCCCGGATTAagctagaggaagaagaggaggcccGGAAGAGAGAAGAGGCCGCAAGGCAGGCCTTTGACCCGAAGGCAAAGTTCAGCAAGTTGGATGAACTGCTGACGCAGACACAGCTCTATTCTGAATTTCTCCTTGAGAAGATGGAGCAGATCACAGAT GTTAAGCCGACTGCTGTTGAAATtaaagatgaagaggaaccagtggAAGAGCAAAAGAAAGGACGGGGCAGGAAGAGGAAAGCGGAGAACTCTAAGCCACAGTACAATGAC AAGAAGGCTAAAACGGCAGTGGTAGCCATGCTTTCAAGATCTCGCGAAGATCGCTCTGCTGATGATGGCACTCTCACGGAAGAAGAAAAGTGGGAAAGAGAGCAAGCCAACCTTGTTCCATTGTTGACTGGGGGAAAGTTGAAATCTTACCAGATAAAGGGTGTTAAGTGGCTAATATCACTGTGGCAAAATGGGCTTAATGGGATACTGGCTGATCAAATGGGCCTTGGCAAAACAATCCAGACAATTGCATTTCTTGCTCATCTTAAAGGGAATGGCCTGCATGGTCCATACATGGTTATTGCTCCCCTTTCCACCCTGTCAAACTGGTTGAACGAGCTAACGAG GTTTGCTCCATCTATAAATGGTCTGATTTATCATGGAGATAAAGTGGCTCGGACAGAGCTAAGGAGAAAACACATGCCCAAAACTGTTGGTCCTGATTTTCCAATAATAATCACTTCATATGAGATGGCCATGTTTGATGCAAAGTTTCTTGCTAATTATAAGTGGAAGTATGTTGTTGTAGATGAG GGGCATCGTTTGAAAAATACGAAGTGCAAATTACTGAGGGAGTTGAGGCGCATCCCAATGGATAACAAGCTCCTTTTGACTGGAACACCTCTTCAGAATAATCTAGCAGAGCTGTGGTCTCTATTGAACTTCATTTTGCCTGATATATTCTCATCCCATGAGGAATTTGAGTCATG GTTTGATTTTTCTGGGAAGGCTGATGAGGAACTAGAGGAAGAAACTGATGAAAAGAAAAGAGTCCTGGTTGTCTCAAAGCTTCATGCCATTTTGCGCCCATTCCTTTTAAGGCGGATGAAGGAGGATGTAGAACACATGCTTCCACGAAAGAAAGAGATAATCATATATGCTAACATGACTGAACATCAGAAGCAAATCCAGAATCACTTGATTGAGCAGACATTTGATGACTACTTGCATGAGAGCGCAGATATTG TTTTGCGGAGGCCCGGCATCAAGACAAAGCTAAATAATCTACTCATTCAGCTGAGAAAAAATTGTGGCCACCCTGATCTTTTCCATTCTGCTTTTGACTCAAACA GTCTCTATCCACCTGTTGATAAGCTTCTGGAACAGTGTGGCAAATTTCAGCTGTTGGACAGGTTACTGAATGCTCTCATCAAACGAAATCACAAG GTCCTAATATTTTCTCAATGGACAAAGATTTTGGACATCCTTGACTATTATTTGTCTGAGAAAGGCCTGAAGGTTTGCCGAATTGATGGTAATGTTAAGTTGGAAGACAGGAGGAACCAG ATAGCAGCGTTTAATGACTTAAACAGTGGTATGAATGTCTTCATTCTCAGCACACGTGCTGGTGGGCTTGGTATCAACCTTACTTCTGCTGATACTTGTATCCTGTATGATAGTGACTGG AATCCTCAGATGGATTTGCAGGCTATGGATCGATGCCACCGTATTGGCCAAACACAGCCAGTTCATGTTTATCGATTGGCGACATCCAATTCTGTTGAG GGACGGATCATCAAGAAAGCTTTCGGAAAGTTGAAGCTAGAGCACGTAGTGATCGGGAAGGGACAGTTCCAGCAAGATGCCGCGAAGCCTAACGCCTTAGAT GAGGGGGAGCTGCTGGCGCTTCTGAGGGACGAGCAGGCCGAGGAAGACAGGATGATCCAGACGGACATCAGCGACGAGGACCTCCTGAAGGTGATGGACCGGAGCGACCTCACCGGCGCGCGTGCAGCCGCTGATGCCGCCCCGCACTTCCCCCTCAAAGGGCCTGGCTGGGAGGTCgtggtggctgccggcggcggcatGCTCTCAGCGCTCACCAGCTGA